The following coding sequences are from one Microbacterium wangchenii window:
- a CDS encoding DEAD/DEAH box helicase family protein, producing MPGATTTALASWRFTGTLRHYQADVLERVDTDAGSPLHIVAPPGSGKTLLGLLLAARRGRRAVVLTPTTTIRAQWARAAESLAPDAGAVSEDPGSPADLTVLTYQALSVLDAANPFAVLAHARWRDELEGDGRSREAAEQWLAELEAQNRPAYRRGIASRSRTLRRRLVRADSDALASVLHPNALALIDRLVAHEVDTIVLDECHHLLDHWAVVVATLVARLRAAGGSPLLIGLTATLPSPDDADEYDNYTSLLGDVDYEVPVPAVVREGNLAPYRDLVRFAEPTAEELAFLAAHAEGLAVLLRTTFARDTGLQFLLDVLQPEPDPEPPRSALEPPPLPEDPVDARLAAAFAADFAGAEAASAMLGTVAPQHPLVARIPDVARRPPSTDESLRLLARFALDRVLPDPAAQAQWHRIRRLLADFGYALTDRGVRRTRDPVDTMLASSLGKDYGACDILRLEQAALGERLRALVVTDFAEHGNTHGGLVGTAGALRTFATLVADAGTSRLTPILVTGGRTRIATRDADRLVPALQELVGVPVAAAALLESPDASELHAPGVGAALLVRAASVLLTRGAVQVVVGTRGLFGEGWDCPAVNTLIDLTAVSSASATQQLRGRTLRLDPAWPDKVAHNWTVTALLPSSFPLQAQPDATRLRRKHARLWGLDVDDPARVVRGLSIALSAGQRAAVDAVLAKDENASVQALNAASPLPERRATRAQWRIGAEYADREVVSALVPRRPHTPVFRTSAPASRAVGAALGGVLAASAVAGAGAASAGALVSPELGIVAGITVVVAGIGNAVPLAATWRQTRAQAAAGSEPYRRIAALVWAALRRAGRVADTEPAIVVVEADPQAGLIPLTIEAPSAARADQQVFADAMAELLGPVRTPRFLLETGRGGRSAAVRFALRRAARREPAGHFLAVPSLVGRRREDAEAFAAAWEREVGPCVLHAVDRPGQLALLARARRGGPETPAPATREEWR from the coding sequence ACACGGATGCCGGCTCGCCCCTGCACATCGTCGCCCCGCCCGGGTCGGGCAAGACGCTCCTCGGACTGCTGCTCGCCGCCCGCCGTGGTCGCCGCGCCGTCGTGCTGACCCCGACCACGACCATCCGTGCGCAATGGGCACGTGCGGCCGAGTCCCTGGCCCCGGACGCCGGTGCCGTGTCCGAGGATCCCGGATCCCCCGCCGACCTCACGGTGCTGACGTATCAGGCCCTCAGCGTGCTCGATGCGGCCAATCCGTTCGCCGTCCTCGCACACGCACGGTGGCGCGACGAGCTGGAGGGGGACGGGCGTTCGCGCGAGGCGGCGGAGCAGTGGCTCGCGGAGCTCGAGGCGCAGAACCGCCCGGCCTACCGGCGGGGGATCGCGAGCCGCTCGCGGACGCTGCGGCGACGGCTCGTGCGGGCGGATTCCGACGCGCTCGCCTCGGTGCTGCATCCCAACGCCCTCGCCCTGATCGATCGGCTGGTGGCGCACGAGGTCGACACGATCGTGCTGGACGAGTGCCATCACCTGCTCGATCACTGGGCCGTGGTCGTGGCCACCCTCGTCGCGCGGCTGCGGGCGGCGGGAGGCAGCCCCCTGCTGATCGGGCTGACGGCGACCCTGCCCTCGCCCGACGACGCCGACGAGTACGACAACTACACCTCGCTCCTGGGCGACGTGGACTACGAAGTGCCCGTGCCGGCGGTGGTGCGCGAGGGCAACCTCGCGCCCTACCGCGACCTCGTGCGCTTCGCCGAGCCCACCGCCGAAGAACTCGCCTTCCTCGCCGCGCATGCCGAGGGCCTCGCCGTGCTCCTGCGGACCACGTTCGCCCGTGACACGGGGCTGCAGTTCCTCCTCGACGTCCTGCAGCCCGAGCCCGATCCCGAGCCGCCGCGGTCGGCGCTGGAGCCGCCGCCGTTGCCGGAGGACCCCGTGGACGCGCGGCTGGCCGCGGCGTTCGCGGCGGATTTCGCCGGTGCCGAGGCGGCGTCGGCGATGCTGGGGACGGTCGCTCCGCAGCATCCGCTCGTCGCGCGGATCCCCGACGTCGCACGTCGACCGCCGAGCACCGACGAGTCGCTGCGCCTGCTGGCCCGCTTCGCGCTGGATCGGGTGCTGCCCGATCCCGCCGCGCAGGCGCAATGGCACCGCATCCGCCGCCTGCTGGCCGATTTCGGCTACGCGCTCACCGACCGGGGCGTGCGACGGACGCGTGACCCGGTGGATACGATGCTCGCCTCCTCGCTCGGGAAGGACTACGGCGCGTGCGACATCCTCCGCCTGGAGCAGGCGGCGCTGGGCGAGCGGCTGCGCGCCCTGGTCGTCACGGATTTCGCCGAGCACGGCAACACGCACGGCGGGCTCGTCGGCACCGCCGGAGCGCTCCGCACGTTCGCGACGCTGGTGGCGGATGCAGGGACCTCCCGCCTCACCCCGATCCTCGTGACCGGGGGGCGCACGCGCATCGCCACGCGCGATGCCGACCGGCTGGTGCCGGCGCTGCAGGAGCTTGTCGGCGTGCCGGTCGCCGCGGCCGCGCTGCTGGAGTCGCCGGACGCGTCCGAACTGCACGCGCCCGGCGTGGGTGCCGCGTTGCTCGTGCGCGCCGCATCCGTCCTCCTCACCCGCGGCGCCGTGCAGGTCGTGGTCGGCACGCGCGGGCTGTTCGGTGAGGGCTGGGACTGCCCGGCGGTCAATACGCTCATCGACTTGACGGCCGTGTCGAGCGCGTCGGCGACCCAGCAGCTGCGGGGGCGCACGCTGCGCCTGGACCCGGCGTGGCCCGACAAGGTCGCGCACAACTGGACCGTCACCGCGCTCCTGCCTTCGTCCTTCCCGCTGCAGGCCCAGCCGGACGCGACGCGGCTGCGCCGCAAGCACGCGCGGCTGTGGGGGCTCGACGTCGATGATCCGGCGCGCGTGGTGCGCGGGCTCTCCATCGCCCTGTCGGCCGGCCAGCGCGCGGCGGTGGATGCGGTGCTGGCGAAGGACGAGAACGCCTCGGTCCAGGCCCTGAACGCCGCGTCGCCGCTTCCGGAGCGCCGCGCCACACGCGCGCAGTGGCGCATCGGTGCGGAGTACGCCGATCGGGAGGTCGTGTCCGCCCTCGTGCCGCGACGGCCCCACACCCCGGTGTTCCGCACCAGCGCGCCGGCCTCCCGCGCCGTCGGCGCCGCGCTCGGCGGCGTGCTGGCCGCATCCGCCGTCGCCGGTGCGGGCGCGGCATCCGCCGGGGCACTGGTCTCCCCGGAGCTCGGGATCGTGGCCGGCATCACGGTGGTGGTGGCCGGGATCGGCAACGCGGTGCCGCTGGCGGCGACGTGGCGGCAGACCCGCGCGCAGGCGGCTGCGGGGTCGGAGCCGTACCGGCGCATCGCGGCGCTCGTGTGGGCGGCGCTGCGCCGCGCGGGCCGCGTCGCCGACACGGAGCCGGCGATCGTGGTGGTCGAGGCGGATCCGCAGGCCGGCCTCATCCCGCTGACGATCGAGGCGCCCTCGGCGGCGCGGGCGGATCAGCAGGTGTTCGCCGACGCGATGGCGGAGCTGCTGGGGCCGGTGCGCACGCCCCGCTTCCTGCTCGAGACCGGACGCGGGGGCCGCTCTGCCGCGGTGCGATTCGCCCTGCGTCGCGCGGCTCGGCGCGAGCCGGCGGGGCACTTCCTCGCCGTGCCCTCGCTCGTCGGACGTCGCCGGGAGGATGCCGAAGCCTTCGCCGCCGCATGGGAGCGCGAGGTCGGGCCCTGCGTGCTGCACGCCGTGGACCGCCCCGGTCAGCTCGCACTCCTGGCGCGGGCGCGACGGGGCGGGCCGGAGACCCCGGCGCCGGCCACCCGGGAGGAGTGGCGGTAG
- a CDS encoding amidohydrolase family protein has translation MNTTILRGGRVIDPVAGTETVADVVIRNGRVERVTAGTGGAGAGDPGGGTVDGGTVVDVTGMVVGPGFVDLHSHVHSIAGQRLQAFDGVTTTLDLEAGLMPIDAAYAAAAAEGRVLNYGFSASWSDARGQVLAGVTPAADFHASSALLGDARWQRTSSPRERAAWLSLLEGELAAGALGIGVLLGYAPRSDPAEYVAVARLAAAAGAPTFTHVRDLIELDPTTPIDGSREVALAAAETGAAMHHCHVNSTSRRHVDRVLGDLEAARASGSRITVEAYPYGMGSTSVGAAFLSPERLRETGLSPSSIVMLGSGERIADERRLRQVRESDPAATCFVEFLDERDEADRARLRRSLAFPDAIVASDAMPLEWPDGRPDSREWPLPAGASTHPRTAGTFARSIRLMVREHGLWDWVEAFRRCAYLPARVLDEVAPAMRTRGRLEPGADADLVVIDPDALTDNASTADPVRPSSGVRHLLVGGSFVIRDGQLDPAAYPGRAVRGRPR, from the coding sequence ATGAATACGACGATCCTGCGCGGCGGCCGCGTCATCGATCCGGTCGCGGGGACGGAGACGGTCGCCGACGTCGTCATCCGTAATGGCCGCGTGGAACGGGTCACCGCCGGTACCGGCGGGGCCGGTGCGGGCGATCCCGGTGGCGGCACGGTCGATGGCGGCACGGTCGTGGACGTGACGGGGATGGTCGTGGGGCCCGGGTTCGTGGATCTGCACAGCCACGTCCACTCCATCGCGGGGCAGCGGCTGCAGGCCTTCGACGGCGTCACCACGACGCTCGACCTCGAGGCCGGCCTCATGCCGATCGACGCCGCGTACGCCGCCGCCGCGGCGGAGGGCCGCGTGCTGAACTACGGATTCTCGGCGTCGTGGTCGGATGCGCGTGGCCAGGTACTGGCGGGCGTCACGCCCGCCGCCGACTTCCACGCCTCTTCCGCCCTGCTCGGCGACGCCCGGTGGCAGCGCACGTCGTCGCCCCGCGAGCGCGCCGCGTGGCTGAGCCTCCTCGAGGGCGAGCTCGCCGCCGGCGCCCTCGGCATCGGCGTACTGCTCGGCTACGCACCGCGATCCGACCCCGCCGAGTACGTCGCGGTGGCCAGGCTCGCCGCCGCCGCGGGGGCGCCGACCTTCACGCACGTGCGCGATCTCATCGAGCTGGACCCCACCACGCCGATCGACGGCTCGCGGGAGGTGGCGCTCGCCGCGGCAGAGACGGGTGCCGCCATGCACCACTGCCACGTCAACAGCACGTCCCGCCGGCACGTCGACCGGGTGCTGGGCGACCTGGAGGCCGCGCGCGCGTCCGGCTCGCGCATCACCGTGGAGGCATACCCGTACGGCATGGGCAGCACGAGCGTGGGCGCGGCCTTCCTCTCCCCCGAGCGGCTGCGGGAGACGGGATTGTCGCCGTCGAGCATCGTCATGCTCGGCAGCGGCGAACGGATCGCCGACGAGCGGCGCCTCCGGCAGGTGCGGGAGTCCGACCCGGCCGCGACGTGCTTCGTGGAGTTCCTGGACGAGCGCGACGAGGCCGACCGCGCGCGCCTGCGCCGCTCGCTGGCCTTCCCCGACGCGATCGTGGCCAGCGACGCGATGCCCCTGGAGTGGCCGGACGGCCGGCCCGACTCGCGCGAGTGGCCGCTGCCGGCCGGCGCGTCGACGCACCCGCGGACGGCGGGCACGTTCGCCCGCAGCATCCGGCTCATGGTCCGCGAGCACGGCCTGTGGGACTGGGTCGAGGCGTTCCGCCGCTGCGCGTACCTGCCCGCCCGCGTGCTGGACGAGGTCGCCCCGGCGATGCGCACGAGGGGCCGGCTCGAGCCGGGCGCGGATGCCGACCTCGTCGTGATCGACCCGGACGCGCTCACCGACAACGCCTCCACGGCGGATCCCGTGCGTCCCTCCAGCGGCGTCCGTCACCTGCTCGTGGGCGGGAGCTTCGTCATCCGCGACGGGCAGCTCGATCCCGCCGCCTACCCCGGCCGTGCCGTGCGGGGCCGGCCGCGCTGA
- a CDS encoding serine hydrolase domain-containing protein, with translation MRTPDDIAAFLDADFARLVSEHGVPGAAVAVLKDGAIIDRAAGVLSTATGVDATPDSVFQIGSITKVWTTTLVMQLVDEGLLDLDAPLRQYLPAFRVADEAAAATITTRHLLSHVGGFEGDIFTDTGRGEDAIEKYLEHVAVLPQVFAPGRIFSYNNAAFTVLGRLIEVLRGTHWEAALTEHLAAPLGLTSVAPSAYEAILFRAAVGHMGEGEDGTPTPAPVWALAKSNEPAGSMLAMTARDLVAFAKMHLDGGLAADGTRVLSEESVRAMQERQISLPRLTGMGEAWGLGWEIFVEGAPTVIGHDGGTIGQSAFLRVVPEAGLVVALLTNGGDVMGLFGDVVKTIVTDVAGVELPGFPTVPTEEVPVDAAPLVGFYSNSTFDMTVSVDDDGRIWLDSIPKGIAAEMGEEAEHVQLVGLDADSLIAVEPTMKEMHVVYAFLGEDGDGRRTHMHYGRAISRAD, from the coding sequence ATGCGTACCCCCGATGACATCGCCGCGTTCCTTGACGCGGACTTCGCCCGCCTGGTCTCGGAGCACGGGGTGCCCGGTGCCGCGGTCGCCGTCCTGAAGGACGGCGCCATCATCGATCGGGCGGCCGGCGTGCTGAGCACCGCCACGGGAGTCGACGCCACCCCCGACTCGGTCTTCCAGATCGGTTCCATCACGAAGGTGTGGACCACGACCCTCGTGATGCAGCTCGTCGACGAGGGGCTGCTGGATCTGGATGCGCCGCTGCGGCAGTACCTGCCGGCCTTCCGCGTCGCCGACGAGGCGGCCGCCGCCACGATCACGACGCGTCATCTGCTGAGCCATGTGGGCGGCTTCGAGGGCGACATCTTCACCGACACCGGACGCGGCGAGGACGCCATCGAGAAGTACCTCGAGCATGTCGCCGTGCTGCCGCAGGTGTTCGCGCCGGGGCGGATCTTCTCCTACAACAACGCGGCCTTCACCGTGCTGGGGCGCCTCATCGAGGTGCTGCGCGGGACGCATTGGGAGGCTGCCCTCACCGAGCACCTGGCCGCGCCCCTCGGGCTCACCTCCGTCGCCCCGAGCGCCTACGAGGCGATTCTGTTCCGTGCGGCCGTCGGGCACATGGGCGAGGGCGAGGACGGCACCCCCACGCCGGCGCCGGTGTGGGCGCTGGCGAAATCCAACGAACCTGCCGGATCGATGCTGGCCATGACGGCGCGCGACCTCGTCGCCTTCGCGAAGATGCACCTGGACGGCGGACTGGCCGCAGACGGCACCCGGGTGCTGTCGGAGGAGTCGGTGCGCGCGATGCAGGAGCGGCAGATCTCCCTTCCCCGCCTGACCGGAATGGGTGAAGCATGGGGCCTGGGCTGGGAGATCTTCGTCGAGGGCGCACCCACGGTCATCGGTCACGACGGCGGCACGATCGGGCAGTCCGCCTTCCTCCGCGTGGTTCCCGAGGCGGGCCTGGTGGTGGCTCTCCTGACCAACGGCGGCGACGTCATGGGCCTGTTCGGCGATGTCGTCAAGACGATCGTGACGGACGTCGCCGGCGTGGAGCTCCCCGGCTTCCCCACCGTGCCCACGGAGGAGGTGCCCGTGGATGCGGCACCGCTCGTGGGGTTCTACTCCAATTCCACGTTCGACATGACCGTCAGCGTCGACGACGACGGGCGGATCTGGCTCGACAGCATCCCCAAGGGCATCGCCGCGGAGATGGGCGAGGAGGCCGAGCACGTGCAGCTGGTGGGCCTGGATGCCGACTCGCTCATCGCGGTCGAACCCACCATGAAGGAGATGCACGTCGTGTACGCATTCCTCGGTGAGGACGGCGACGGACGCCGCACGCACATGCACTACGGACGCGCGATCTCGCGCGCCGACTGA
- a CDS encoding ABC transporter substrate-binding protein, with protein MKTFTRPALATATAIIGVVALAGCAGGGSGGGGGDADYVEDGTFTLSMVADPGALDPQMSAVSALFQLSQFAYDSLVSLDEEGEIQSQLASEWELEGDTVTLTLNEGITCSDGSEFTADTAAQNLTWIGDPENQSPFLGTFFPPGATAEADGSTLTITLAGPAPFVLQGLANLPMVCEAGMEDRGQLSDGTLGTGPYVLTEAVQNDHYTYEVNEDYAWGPGGATTQEQGLPATIVARVIPNETTAANLVMSGEVNAAAIVGPDAQRLDGAGLYSQQVEALVGEHWFNQDDTRPTSDPAVRIALTQALDLAELQKVLTSGAGAPATRLTVVEPSSCDYDAVSGNVPATDVDAAAAALDAAGWVEGADGVREKDGQKLALSFLYANTLGTGGTSAAELAVSAWEEIGVQVTATQNDSTTLSNAIFGTGDWDMAWVPLNVNNPDQVVGFVSGPTAPEGTNFAGIQNADYEAAVAEAMTIPGTEGCDAWQAAEEALFQAADVVPFANNVVKTFGNKAEFTMIDTVIPTSIRLLAQ; from the coding sequence ATGAAGACGTTCACGAGACCCGCGCTGGCGACGGCGACCGCGATCATCGGCGTCGTCGCCCTGGCAGGATGCGCCGGCGGTGGCAGTGGCGGCGGCGGCGGTGATGCCGACTACGTCGAGGACGGGACGTTCACGCTGTCGATGGTGGCCGACCCCGGGGCGCTGGATCCGCAGATGTCCGCCGTCAGCGCGCTGTTCCAGCTGAGCCAGTTCGCCTACGACTCGCTGGTCTCCCTCGACGAAGAGGGCGAGATCCAATCGCAGCTCGCGTCGGAGTGGGAGCTCGAGGGCGACACCGTCACGCTGACCCTCAACGAGGGCATCACGTGTTCTGACGGCTCGGAGTTCACGGCCGACACCGCGGCGCAGAATCTGACCTGGATCGGCGACCCCGAGAACCAGAGCCCCTTCCTGGGCACGTTCTTCCCGCCCGGTGCGACGGCCGAAGCAGACGGCAGCACCCTGACCATCACGCTGGCCGGCCCTGCGCCCTTCGTGCTCCAGGGCCTGGCGAACCTCCCGATGGTGTGCGAGGCCGGCATGGAGGATCGCGGACAGCTGAGCGATGGAACGCTCGGCACGGGCCCCTACGTCCTGACCGAGGCCGTCCAGAACGACCACTACACGTACGAGGTGAACGAGGACTACGCGTGGGGGCCCGGCGGCGCGACGACGCAGGAGCAGGGCCTGCCCGCCACCATCGTGGCGCGGGTCATTCCCAACGAGACCACCGCGGCCAACCTCGTCATGTCCGGTGAGGTCAACGCGGCCGCCATCGTCGGCCCCGATGCCCAGCGCCTGGATGGCGCGGGCCTGTACTCGCAGCAGGTCGAGGCGCTCGTGGGCGAGCACTGGTTCAATCAGGACGACACCCGCCCCACGAGCGACCCCGCGGTGCGGATCGCGCTGACGCAGGCGCTCGACCTCGCCGAGCTGCAGAAGGTGCTCACCAGCGGCGCGGGCGCCCCGGCCACCCGACTCACGGTCGTCGAGCCCTCATCTTGCGACTACGACGCGGTCAGCGGGAACGTCCCGGCCACCGATGTGGACGCCGCCGCTGCGGCACTGGATGCTGCGGGATGGGTCGAGGGCGCGGACGGCGTCCGTGAGAAGGACGGGCAGAAGCTCGCCCTGTCCTTCCTGTACGCCAACACGCTCGGCACCGGCGGCACGTCGGCGGCCGAACTGGCCGTCAGTGCGTGGGAGGAGATCGGCGTGCAGGTGACCGCGACGCAGAACGACTCCACGACGCTGTCCAACGCCATCTTCGGCACCGGGGACTGGGACATGGCCTGGGTGCCGCTGAACGTCAACAACCCCGACCAGGTCGTCGGCTTCGTCTCGGGACCGACGGCGCCGGAGGGCACCAACTTCGCCGGCATCCAGAACGCCGACTACGAAGCCGCCGTCGCCGAGGCGATGACGATCCCCGGCACCGAGGGATGCGACGCGTGGCAGGCGGCGGAGGAGGCCCTGTTCCAGGCCGCCGACGTGGTGCCGTTCGCCAACAACGTCGTGAAGACCTTCGGCAACAAGGCGGAGTTCACGATGATCGACACGGTCATCCCGACGAGCATCCGCCTCCTCGCGCAGTAA
- a CDS encoding ABC transporter permease encodes MSTAVAPPREEVRRARDSRWPRFVLRRTWRLLVSLWILVTAAFLMIHLIPGDPVRTALGPTASAELVAAKRESLGLNDPLPVQYIDYLRGLLVGDFGTSIQSNLPAIDVITVRLPATASLALLAFAFAVVISVPLGVIMAVATRRGRRRKLELGFATSSVLVSAIPDFLLGVALVAVFGVSLGWLPIAGRSGPESYILPVIALSLGPAAVLARIVRVEMLGVLEADFVRTARAKRLPAWRIHLTHALPNAVTAALTLGGLLLGSLVVGTVLVENVFAWPGLGSTIVSAIQTKDYPMVQATVLVYGAGVLIINTVVDAVLAALDPRTTVGEH; translated from the coding sequence ATGAGCACTGCAGTCGCCCCGCCCCGCGAGGAGGTGCGCCGCGCCCGCGATTCTCGCTGGCCGCGGTTCGTCCTCCGGCGGACGTGGCGACTGCTCGTGTCGCTGTGGATCCTGGTGACCGCCGCGTTCCTGATGATCCACCTCATCCCGGGCGACCCGGTGCGCACGGCGCTGGGGCCGACGGCCTCCGCCGAGCTGGTCGCCGCCAAGCGCGAGTCGCTCGGGCTGAACGATCCGCTGCCCGTGCAGTACATCGACTACCTCCGGGGCCTCCTCGTCGGCGACTTCGGCACGTCGATCCAGTCGAACCTTCCGGCCATCGACGTGATCACCGTGCGGCTCCCCGCCACCGCGAGCCTCGCCCTGCTCGCGTTCGCCTTCGCCGTCGTCATCTCCGTTCCGCTGGGCGTCATCATGGCCGTCGCCACCCGCCGCGGCCGGCGGCGCAAGCTCGAACTGGGCTTCGCCACGAGCAGCGTCCTGGTCTCCGCCATCCCCGACTTCCTCCTGGGGGTCGCGCTCGTGGCCGTCTTCGGCGTCTCGCTCGGATGGCTCCCGATCGCCGGGCGCAGCGGCCCCGAGTCCTACATTCTGCCGGTCATCGCCCTCTCGCTCGGGCCCGCCGCCGTGCTCGCACGCATCGTGCGCGTCGAGATGCTCGGGGTGCTGGAGGCGGACTTCGTCCGCACGGCACGCGCCAAGCGGCTGCCGGCGTGGCGCATCCACCTCACGCACGCTCTTCCCAACGCCGTGACCGCCGCCCTCACCCTGGGCGGGCTCCTGCTGGGGTCCCTCGTCGTGGGCACCGTGCTGGTGGAGAACGTCTTCGCGTGGCCGGGGCTGGGCTCCACGATCGTGTCCGCGATCCAGACGAAGGACTACCCGATGGTGCAGGCCACGGTGCTCGTGTACGGCGCCGGCGTGCTGATCATCAACACGGTCGTCGACGCCGTGCTGGCCGCGCTCGACCCGCGCACGACCGTGGGGGAGCACTGA